In Rhodoferax koreense, a genomic segment contains:
- a CDS encoding universal stress protein, whose translation MQNLRSILVHMDSSSHAARRIEVARQVAECFGADATVQYAVLPAELRVTASLEGGGQAIATMRELDAERRAKALRIFESHAAASPRLSWGDSLRDAHCGLAQRALYADLLILGQRDPDDEAGGDVPADMVQTLLVTTGKPALVLPYASPVGHGQPPGTTVLLAWKETREAARAVAAALPWLARARQVHVVSYGDDARPGLDRIAQYLGRHGITAAVHAAGAERGDIGQNLLSRAADLGVDLLVMGCYGHNRLREFVLGGMSRTVLQSMTVPVLMVH comes from the coding sequence ATGCAGAACCTTCGCTCGATCCTCGTCCACATGGACAGTTCATCCCACGCCGCGCGGCGCATCGAAGTCGCACGGCAGGTGGCTGAGTGCTTCGGCGCCGATGCCACGGTGCAGTACGCGGTGTTGCCGGCGGAACTGCGCGTCACCGCCTCGCTCGAAGGCGGCGGCCAGGCGATCGCGACGATGCGCGAACTCGACGCGGAGCGGCGCGCGAAGGCCTTGCGCATCTTCGAATCGCATGCGGCCGCGTCGCCGCGGCTGAGTTGGGGCGACAGCCTGCGCGATGCACATTGCGGCCTGGCCCAGCGAGCGCTCTACGCCGACCTGCTGATCCTCGGGCAGCGCGATCCCGACGATGAAGCCGGCGGCGACGTGCCGGCCGACATGGTGCAGACCCTGCTGGTCACCACCGGGAAGCCCGCGCTCGTGTTGCCGTATGCAAGCCCTGTCGGCCACGGCCAGCCGCCTGGCACCACCGTGCTGCTGGCCTGGAAGGAAACCCGCGAAGCTGCGCGTGCGGTTGCGGCGGCCCTGCCCTGGCTTGCGCGTGCGCGGCAGGTGCACGTCGTGAGCTACGGTGACGATGCCAGGCCGGGGCTGGACCGCATCGCGCAGTACCTGGGGCGGCACGGGATCACGGCGGCGGTCCATGCCGCGGGTGCGGAGCGTGGCGACATCGGCCAGAACCTGCTGTCACGGGCGGCGGACCTCGGGGTCGACCTGCTGGTGATGGGCTGCTACGGCCACAACCGGTTGCGCGAGTTCGTGCTCGGCGGCATGAGCCGGACGGTGCTGCAATCGATGACGGTGCCGGTGCTGATGGTGCATTGA
- a CDS encoding NAD(P)H-dependent oxidoreductase yields MTKHIVILQGHPDTEGSHFCHGLAMSYADGARAAGHAVELFEVGAMDFPLLRKKSEWDSGEVLPQLARVRAAIEAADQLVVVFPLWLGDMPAVLKAFFEQVLRPGQGGTTPPTRGRRCAARVVVTMGMPATLYRWYFWAHSLRSLRRNLFGFVGIKPVRITLVGSIEAIGPARRGRWLAHLHALGRAAG; encoded by the coding sequence ATGACCAAGCATATCGTCATCCTTCAGGGGCACCCTGACACCGAGGGATCTCATTTCTGCCACGGGCTGGCGATGTCCTACGCCGACGGGGCCAGGGCGGCCGGGCACGCGGTCGAGTTGTTCGAGGTGGGCGCCATGGACTTCCCTCTGCTGCGCAAGAAATCCGAATGGGACAGCGGCGAGGTGCTGCCGCAACTGGCGCGGGTGCGCGCGGCGATCGAGGCGGCGGACCAGTTGGTGGTGGTCTTCCCGCTCTGGCTCGGTGACATGCCGGCGGTGCTGAAAGCCTTTTTCGAACAGGTGCTGAGGCCCGGCCAAGGCGGGACCACGCCGCCCACCCGCGGCCGGCGTTGCGCGGCCCGGGTGGTGGTGACGATGGGAATGCCGGCCACGTTGTACCGCTGGTACTTCTGGGCGCACAGCCTGCGCTCGCTCAGGCGCAATCTTTTCGGCTTCGTGGGCATCAAGCCGGTGCGCATCACCCTGGTGGGCTCCATCGAAGCCATCGGGCCGGCTCGGCGCGGCCGCTGGCTTGCGCATCTGCACGCCTTGGGACGCGCGGCGGGCTGA
- a CDS encoding flavodoxin yields the protein MRKTLVVFYSSTGTCRRLAQLLNTQFGWPLGEIREPHVRVGLRGVLRCVADSWLSREPPIRYEGPALRDFDAVVLLAPIWLYRLAGPMRSFIASHGAELRHYAVLSVMGGRGAPNAVAEIGALTGRAPLLSMAFTSREVDDGSCVARLPAFAAAVEGAATADTPLRPHELSPHTA from the coding sequence ATGCGCAAGACACTGGTCGTCTTCTATTCCAGCACCGGCACCTGCCGCCGCCTGGCCCAGTTGCTGAACACGCAGTTCGGCTGGCCCCTGGGCGAGATCCGCGAACCCCATGTGCGCGTCGGCTTGCGGGGCGTGCTGCGCTGTGTGGCCGATTCATGGCTGAGCCGGGAGCCGCCGATCCGCTACGAAGGCCCCGCGCTGCGGGACTTCGACGCGGTGGTCCTGCTCGCGCCGATCTGGCTGTACCGGCTGGCCGGGCCGATGCGCAGCTTCATCGCGTCGCACGGCGCCGAACTGCGGCACTATGCGGTGCTCTCGGTGATGGGCGGTCGCGGCGCACCCAATGCCGTGGCGGAGATCGGCGCGCTCACCGGCCGTGCGCCGCTGCTGAGCATGGCCTTCACGTCGCGCGAGGTGGACGACGGATCGTGCGTGGCCCGGCTGCCCGCCTTCGCCGCGGCGGTGGAAGGCGCGGCCACCGCCGACACGCCGCTGCGCCCCCACGAGCTTTCGCCGCACACGGCGTGA
- a CDS encoding MBL fold metallo-hydrolase RNA specificity domain-containing protein yields the protein MKLGFLGGAGTVTGSKYLVEHAGRRLLVDCGLFQGLKPLRRQNWSSLPVDAASIDTVVLTHAHIDHSGFLPRLYDLGFRGRVIATEATVALCRLLLLDSAYLQEEEARYANLHGFSKHAPALPLYTQDSARKVQSLMAGQAMDSAFAPLPGLTARFSYAGHILGAASLHLSGEGRSILFSGDLGRSDDLVMKPPAPPPAADVVLIESTYGNRSHPPGDPVQQLGEVISRTAARGGIVVVPAFAVGRAQALLYMVQQLKRGGRIPDLPVYLNSPMAANVTSIFQRHADEHRLSPEDTRGLCDGVRIVTTEQESRTLNTLHMPSIIISASGMATGGRVVHHLKAYAPDARNTVLFTGHQAVGTRGAAMVGGATQVRIHGQWIPVRAEVANLEGLSAHADREGLLAWLAALPRAPRHVYVTHGEPEAADALRLSIQADLRFPCEAAQYLQSVEI from the coding sequence ATGAAACTCGGCTTTCTCGGCGGCGCGGGCACGGTCACCGGCTCGAAATACCTGGTCGAACACGCCGGCCGCCGGCTGCTGGTCGATTGCGGCCTGTTCCAGGGGCTCAAGCCACTGCGTCGGCAGAACTGGTCGAGTCTGCCGGTCGATGCGGCCAGCATCGACACCGTGGTGCTGACCCATGCGCACATCGACCACAGCGGCTTCCTGCCGCGCCTGTACGACCTGGGCTTCAGGGGCCGAGTCATCGCCACGGAAGCCACGGTCGCGCTGTGCCGCCTGCTGCTGCTGGATTCGGCCTATCTCCAGGAGGAGGAGGCCCGCTACGCCAACCTGCACGGCTTCAGCAAACACGCGCCGGCACTTCCCCTCTACACCCAGGACAGCGCGCGCAAGGTGCAGTCGCTGATGGCGGGCCAGGCCATGGACAGCGCCTTCGCGCCGCTGCCCGGGCTCACGGCGCGCTTCAGTTACGCCGGCCACATCCTGGGTGCGGCGAGTCTGCATCTGAGCGGCGAAGGCCGTTCGATCCTGTTCTCGGGCGACCTGGGACGCAGCGACGACCTGGTCATGAAGCCGCCGGCGCCGCCGCCTGCGGCCGACGTGGTGCTGATCGAGTCGACCTACGGCAACCGCTCGCACCCGCCCGGTGACCCGGTACAGCAACTCGGCGAGGTCATCTCACGCACCGCCGCCCGCGGTGGCATCGTCGTCGTGCCGGCGTTCGCCGTGGGGCGCGCGCAGGCGCTGCTGTACATGGTCCAGCAGTTGAAACGCGGCGGGCGCATTCCCGATCTGCCGGTCTACCTGAACAGCCCCATGGCGGCCAACGTCACCTCGATCTTCCAGCGGCACGCGGACGAGCATCGCCTGTCGCCGGAAGACACGCGCGGCCTCTGCGATGGGGTGCGGATCGTCACCACCGAGCAGGAATCCAGAACCCTCAACACCTTGCACATGCCGTCGATCATCATCAGCGCCAGCGGCATGGCCACCGGCGGGCGCGTGGTGCACCACCTGAAGGCCTATGCACCCGACGCGCGCAACACGGTGCTCTTCACCGGCCACCAGGCGGTGGGCACGCGCGGCGCGGCCATGGTCGGCGGTGCGACCCAGGTCAGGATCCACGGCCAATGGATACCGGTGCGCGCCGAGGTCGCCAACCTGGAAGGCCTCTCCGCCCATGCCGACCGTGAAGGCCTGCTCGCCTGGCTGGCGGCGCTGCCGCGTGCGCCCCGTCACGTCTACGTCACGCACGGCGAGCCGGAGGCGGCGGACGCGCTGCGCCTGTCGATCCAGGCCGATCTGCGCTTCCCCTGCGAGGCGGCGCAGTACCTGCAGAGCGTGGAGATCTAA
- a CDS encoding PHA/PHB synthase family protein — MLAYLDWLLHLAISPGRQLALAEEARQALLQWLPVAPPAQEGQPASAEDDVRGGDRRFDDPAWNTWPFDMLKRGFLLGQRWWQSAATGVRGVSRHHEDVVAFGARQWLDTLSPSNFLWTNPQALRAVQQERGQGLARGMLNLMDDAARLGGGTPPGHPSRFRPGHELAATPGKVVFRNHLIELLQYSPVTETVFPEPVLIVPSWIMKYYILDLSPQNSLVRYLVSQGYTVFMVSWRNPGAEDRALDMADYLALGPVAAMDAVAELQPGRKVHAAGYCLGGTLLAIAAAAWAREGRDSLASLTLLATQTDFEEPGELSLFIDDSQITYLEDMMWQTGYLDGPQMGASFTYLNTRDLLWSRMVRDYLLGARLPPNDLTAWNLDTTRMPYQMHVQYLKSLYRDNALARGAYQVGDHPVALSDLDVPVFAVGTLKDHISPWRSVYKLHLLTDAELSFVLTSGGHNAGILSEPGHAGRSYRIHGRPRNGKYLGPEEWLAQAEEREGSWWPAWQAWLAERSGPRTAPPPMCGVAGMGRVLRNAPGEYVLQR; from the coding sequence ATGCTGGCCTACCTCGACTGGCTGCTGCACCTGGCGATCTCGCCCGGCCGGCAGCTGGCCCTGGCCGAAGAGGCGCGGCAAGCCCTGCTCCAATGGCTGCCCGTGGCGCCGCCCGCGCAGGAAGGTCAGCCCGCGTCGGCGGAGGATGACGTGCGGGGCGGCGACCGTCGCTTCGACGATCCGGCCTGGAACACCTGGCCCTTCGACATGCTCAAGCGCGGCTTCCTGCTCGGCCAGCGGTGGTGGCAATCGGCCGCCACCGGCGTGCGCGGGGTGAGCCGGCACCACGAGGACGTGGTGGCCTTCGGTGCGCGGCAGTGGCTGGACACCCTGTCGCCATCCAACTTCCTGTGGACCAATCCGCAAGCGCTGCGCGCCGTGCAGCAGGAACGGGGGCAGGGCCTCGCGCGCGGCATGCTGAACCTGATGGACGACGCGGCGCGCCTGGGCGGCGGCACACCGCCGGGCCATCCCAGCCGCTTCCGACCGGGGCACGAGCTCGCCGCCACCCCGGGCAAGGTCGTGTTCCGCAACCACCTGATCGAGTTGCTGCAGTACAGCCCGGTCACGGAGACGGTGTTTCCCGAGCCTGTGCTGATCGTGCCGTCCTGGATCATGAAGTACTACATCCTGGACCTTTCGCCGCAGAATTCCCTTGTCCGCTACCTGGTCTCGCAGGGGTACACGGTGTTCATGGTGTCGTGGCGCAACCCCGGTGCCGAAGACCGGGCGCTCGACATGGCCGATTACCTGGCGCTCGGCCCGGTGGCGGCGATGGACGCGGTGGCCGAGCTGCAACCCGGCCGCAAGGTGCATGCGGCGGGCTATTGCCTGGGCGGCACGCTGCTGGCCATCGCGGCTGCGGCCTGGGCGCGTGAAGGCCGCGACTCGCTCGCGTCGCTGACGCTGCTCGCGACGCAGACCGATTTCGAGGAGCCTGGCGAACTGTCGCTGTTCATCGACGACAGCCAGATCACCTACCTCGAGGACATGATGTGGCAGACCGGCTACCTAGACGGCCCGCAGATGGGCGCCAGCTTCACCTACCTCAACACCCGCGACCTGCTGTGGTCGCGCATGGTGCGCGACTACCTGCTCGGTGCGCGCCTGCCGCCGAACGATCTGACGGCCTGGAACCTGGACACGACGCGCATGCCCTACCAGATGCATGTGCAGTACCTCAAGAGCCTGTACCGCGACAACGCGCTCGCGCGCGGCGCGTACCAGGTCGGGGATCACCCGGTGGCGCTGTCGGACCTGGACGTTCCGGTGTTTGCCGTCGGCACGCTGAAGGACCACATCTCGCCCTGGCGCTCGGTCTACAAGCTGCACCTGCTCACCGATGCGGAACTGAGCTTCGTGCTCACCAGCGGCGGCCACAACGCCGGGATCCTGAGCGAGCCGGGCCATGCGGGGCGCAGCTACCGCATCCATGGCCGCCCGCGCAACGGCAAGTACCTCGGGCCCGAGGAATGGCTGGCGCAGGCCGAGGAGCGCGAGGGGTCGTGGTGGCCGGCCTGGCAGGCCTGGCTGGCCGAACGCTCCGGCCCGCGCACGGCCCCGCCGCCAATGTGCGGCGTGGCCGGCATGGGCCGTGTGCTGCGCAACGCGCCGGGTGAATATGTCCTCCAACGCTGA
- a CDS encoding cation-translocating P-type ATPase: MSSNADPLQGLSEVHAQALLAAHGPNELAATRRHGWLHSLYEVLREPMFLLLVACAALYFMLGEWREAVALSVSVLVVMGITLVQERRSERALDALRELASPRALVLRDGVPRAVDARELVPDDVMLLCEGDRVPADGVLLRAHNLLVDESLITGESLPVAKEADAAAPGGVQHGAAVRVHAGSLVVQGRARALVTATAHRSEIGRIGAALNDIVRERTPLQEATGMLVRKVAFGVLAVALGMALVLGWTRGHWIEATLAAVAWAMALLPEEFPVVLAIFLAIGAWRISRQRVLTRRMPALEALGAATVLCVDKTGTLTENRMQVVRLYSADGHMQRIGTALSTAGLAPAFTEVLRVAGLASPADTADAMEQAIQAACAQASLPARPTGWVPLREYPLSPQLLAVAHAWQPERVAPAFVAVKGAPEAIAGLCGMPPDRTAATLSTVEQLAHAGLRVLGVARAEVAREALPARLADLRFEFVGLLALADPVRREVPQAIRRCEQAGIRVIMVTGDFAGTAASIATEAGIDAGEGILAGAEIDALDETALGERLRRVRVVARAVPAQKLRIVRALQRNGEVVAMTGDGVNDAPALRAADIGIAMGGRGTDVAREAADLIVTDDRFSSIVEAIAVGRRIFANLTQACGYLVAIHIPIAGLCLLPVIGGGPLVLLPIHIAMLELMIDPACSLAFEAQPSESQAMSRPPRRARSSLFGDAGVWPWVVRGLLVLGSVLLACAAARAARLDEEGVRTAAFALLVLGNVALLLSYRTGDRRPADGAAAVSLAMLASIAVALGMLATVLAWPAARDLFRLAWPSPAQLGIGLAIAGCNWALLALVSRSLGTRRPASIP, translated from the coding sequence ATGTCCTCCAACGCTGACCCGCTGCAGGGTCTGAGCGAGGTCCATGCGCAGGCGCTGCTGGCCGCTCACGGGCCCAACGAGCTGGCCGCCACGCGGCGGCATGGATGGCTGCACAGCCTGTACGAGGTGCTGCGCGAGCCGATGTTTCTGCTGCTGGTCGCCTGTGCGGCGCTCTATTTCATGCTGGGCGAATGGCGCGAAGCGGTTGCGCTTTCGGTCTCCGTGCTGGTGGTGATGGGCATCACCCTGGTGCAGGAGCGCCGCAGCGAGCGCGCGCTCGATGCCCTGCGCGAGCTGGCCAGTCCGCGGGCGTTGGTGCTGCGCGATGGCGTCCCGCGCGCGGTGGATGCGCGCGAGCTGGTGCCGGACGATGTCATGCTGCTCTGCGAAGGCGACCGCGTGCCGGCCGACGGCGTGCTCCTGCGCGCCCACAACCTCCTGGTGGACGAGTCGCTGATCACCGGCGAGTCGCTGCCGGTCGCCAAGGAGGCCGACGCGGCGGCGCCCGGCGGCGTGCAGCACGGCGCTGCGGTTAGGGTCCATGCCGGCTCGCTGGTGGTGCAGGGCCGGGCCCGGGCACTCGTCACCGCGACCGCGCACCGCAGCGAGATCGGACGCATCGGCGCCGCTTTGAACGACATCGTGCGCGAACGGACACCGCTGCAGGAGGCCACCGGGATGCTGGTGCGCAAGGTGGCCTTCGGCGTGCTGGCGGTGGCGCTCGGCATGGCGCTGGTGCTGGGCTGGACCCGAGGCCACTGGATCGAGGCGACGCTGGCCGCCGTGGCCTGGGCCATGGCGCTGCTGCCCGAGGAGTTTCCGGTCGTGCTGGCGATCTTCCTGGCGATCGGTGCCTGGCGGATCTCGCGTCAGCGCGTGTTGACGCGGCGCATGCCGGCCCTGGAAGCATTGGGCGCGGCCACCGTGCTGTGTGTGGACAAGACCGGCACGCTGACGGAAAACCGCATGCAGGTGGTCAGGCTCTACAGCGCCGACGGCCACATGCAGCGCATCGGCACGGCGCTCTCCACGGCCGGGCTGGCGCCTGCGTTCACCGAGGTGCTGCGGGTGGCGGGGCTGGCCAGTCCGGCCGATACCGCCGATGCGATGGAGCAGGCCATCCAGGCCGCATGCGCCCAGGCCTCGCTGCCCGCGCGGCCCACGGGCTGGGTGCCGTTGCGCGAATACCCGCTGAGCCCGCAGTTGCTGGCCGTGGCGCATGCCTGGCAGCCCGAGCGGGTCGCACCGGCCTTCGTCGCCGTGAAGGGGGCCCCCGAGGCGATTGCCGGGCTGTGCGGCATGCCGCCGGACCGGACGGCCGCGACGCTTTCCACGGTGGAGCAGCTCGCCCACGCCGGGCTGCGGGTGCTGGGCGTGGCGCGTGCCGAGGTCGCCCGGGAGGCACTGCCGGCGCGGCTGGCCGACCTGCGGTTCGAATTCGTGGGCCTGCTGGCGCTGGCGGACCCGGTGCGGCGGGAAGTGCCGCAGGCCATCCGCCGCTGCGAGCAGGCCGGCATCCGCGTCATCATGGTCACCGGCGACTTCGCCGGTACCGCAGCCAGCATCGCCACCGAGGCCGGCATTGACGCGGGCGAAGGCATCCTCGCGGGCGCCGAGATCGACGCGCTCGACGAGACCGCCCTGGGCGAGCGCCTGCGTCGTGTGCGGGTGGTCGCACGGGCCGTGCCCGCGCAGAAACTGCGGATCGTGCGGGCGTTGCAGCGCAACGGCGAAGTGGTGGCGATGACCGGCGACGGCGTCAACGACGCGCCGGCGCTGCGCGCGGCCGACATCGGTATCGCCATGGGCGGGCGCGGCACCGACGTGGCCCGCGAGGCGGCCGATCTGATCGTCACCGACGACCGCTTCAGCTCCATCGTCGAGGCGATCGCCGTCGGCCGGCGCATCTTCGCCAACCTGACGCAGGCTTGCGGTTACCTGGTGGCCATCCACATTCCGATCGCGGGTCTTTGCCTGCTGCCTGTGATCGGCGGCGGACCGCTGGTGCTGCTGCCGATCCACATCGCCATGCTCGAGCTGATGATCGATCCCGCGTGCTCGCTGGCCTTCGAGGCGCAGCCCTCCGAGTCGCAGGCGATGTCGCGCCCGCCGCGCCGCGCGCGCAGCTCGCTGTTCGGCGATGCCGGCGTGTGGCCGTGGGTCGTGCGCGGGCTGCTGGTGCTGGGCTCCGTGCTGCTGGCCTGCGCCGCGGCCCGCGCCGCGCGGCTCGACGAGGAAGGCGTGCGCACCGCGGCCTTTGCCCTGCTGGTGCTCGGCAACGTGGCGCTTCTGCTCAGCTATCGCACCGGCGACAGGCGCCCGGCCGACGGCGCTGCGGCGGTCAGCCTGGCGATGCTGGCGTCGATCGCCGTGGCGCTGGGCATGTTGGCCACCGTGCTGGCTTGGCCGGCCGCGCGGGATCTGTTTCGGCTCGCATGGCCCTCGCCGGCGCAGCTCGGCATCGGCCTGGCGATCGCTGGATGCAACTGGGCCTTGCTGGCACTGGTGTCCCGCAGCCTGGGCACGCGGCGGCCGGCTTCGATACCGTGA
- a CDS encoding universal stress protein, which produces MADIQSILVHLDSSERCAERIRVAQRLAESFDATAIGVYAVVPSLLRHPMGLDGMAGAMGLQEYDDECRARACRLWSSLAGTSARMRWTASPGDSIWNFESRAFYADLLLLGQRDEADAVVDETPADFVFHQVARSGRPVMVLPSAGSFDRVGETVLIAWKETREAAHAVAAALPWLRKARQVHAISYAEDEGASLNALHDYLARHGVAIIQHASQARDVAVGEDLLSRAADIGADLLVMGCYGHSRARELVLGGVSRTILRSMTLPVLMAH; this is translated from the coding sequence ATGGCGGACATCCAATCGATCCTGGTACACCTGGACAGCTCGGAGCGCTGTGCCGAACGCATCCGCGTGGCGCAGCGGCTGGCCGAGAGCTTCGATGCGACGGCCATCGGCGTGTACGCCGTGGTCCCTTCGCTGCTGCGCCATCCCATGGGGCTGGACGGCATGGCCGGCGCCATGGGGCTGCAGGAGTACGACGACGAATGCCGCGCCAGGGCCTGCCGGCTTTGGAGCAGCCTCGCGGGCACTTCGGCGCGCATGCGCTGGACCGCTTCGCCGGGCGATTCGATATGGAACTTCGAGAGCCGTGCCTTCTACGCGGATCTGCTGCTCCTGGGGCAGCGCGACGAGGCCGATGCCGTGGTGGACGAAACCCCGGCGGATTTCGTGTTCCACCAGGTGGCCCGCAGCGGGCGGCCGGTCATGGTGCTGCCCAGCGCCGGCAGCTTCGACCGGGTGGGCGAAACCGTGCTCATCGCATGGAAGGAAACCCGCGAAGCCGCACATGCCGTGGCTGCCGCGCTGCCCTGGCTGCGCAAGGCGAGGCAGGTGCACGCCATCAGCTATGCCGAGGACGAGGGGGCTTCGCTGAATGCGCTGCACGACTACCTGGCGCGGCACGGTGTGGCGATCATCCAGCATGCGTCGCAGGCGCGCGATGTGGCCGTGGGCGAAGACCTGCTTTCGCGCGCCGCCGACATCGGCGCGGACCTGCTGGTCATGGGCTGCTACGGCCACAGCCGCGCGCGCGAACTGGTGCTGGGCGGTGTGAGCCGCACCATCCTGCGCTCGATGACGCTGCCCGTGCTGATGGCGCATTAG
- a CDS encoding phasin family protein — protein MTRTTTKSMSSTAGGADAAPGESPEAASASSGLQLQQMQQLWLHGLEVSRRAQARMARTFAEDMSEAARKLAASKEPKDWLNVQAEFLGKSIVNALAAQGDALAAWGDLQAACTKHLVHAGPIPKGEASKRLNGEATASSGQDAWASAWQQMGNAWAAALAPAKAAATPSSPLAADAWLETVRANAQKMTTAWVEATRAAAQAG, from the coding sequence ATGACACGCACCACGACGAAGTCCATGTCTTCAACTGCCGGAGGCGCAGATGCGGCACCGGGCGAGTCTCCGGAGGCTGCATCCGCATCTTCCGGTCTGCAGCTGCAGCAGATGCAGCAGCTGTGGCTGCACGGCCTGGAGGTGTCGAGGCGCGCCCAGGCCAGGATGGCCCGCACCTTCGCCGAGGACATGTCCGAAGCCGCCCGCAAGTTGGCGGCCAGCAAGGAACCCAAGGATTGGCTCAACGTGCAGGCCGAATTCCTCGGCAAGAGCATCGTCAATGCGCTCGCCGCGCAGGGCGATGCCCTGGCGGCCTGGGGTGATCTGCAGGCCGCGTGCACGAAGCACCTGGTCCATGCGGGCCCGATACCGAAGGGGGAGGCGTCCAAACGGCTGAACGGTGAGGCCACCGCTTCGTCCGGGCAGGATGCCTGGGCGTCGGCATGGCAGCAAATGGGGAACGCCTGGGCTGCTGCCCTGGCGCCGGCAAAAGCCGCCGCCACACCCTCATCCCCACTGGCCGCCGATGCCTGGCTGGAGACGGTTCGCGCCAATGCCCAGAAGATGACCACGGCCTGGGTCGAGGCAACGCGGGCCGCGGCACAGGCCGGCTGA
- a CDS encoding BON domain-containing protein yields the protein MKTDLQLRDDVLAELKWTPDVDETDVGVIVKDGIVTLTGHMKSYAEKHAAERATQRVAGVKGVAVELKVQLPLSSQRTDADIAAAAERALEWDALVPSNAVRPTVEGGWVTLDGRVEWDYQRSAAHRAVRNLLGVTGVTNNVAIVPRASLKNIEQAIHGALERQAEREAKHIEVSVSGNQVTLRGKVHSWAERTAAQGAAWSAPGVATVVNHIEVTY from the coding sequence ATGAAAACGGATCTACAACTGCGCGACGACGTGCTCGCCGAACTGAAATGGACGCCGGACGTCGACGAAACCGATGTGGGCGTGATCGTCAAGGATGGCATCGTCACCTTGACGGGGCACATGAAGTCGTATGCGGAAAAACATGCCGCCGAGCGCGCGACGCAACGTGTCGCCGGTGTGAAGGGGGTGGCGGTCGAACTGAAGGTCCAGTTGCCCCTGAGCAGCCAGAGGACCGACGCCGACATCGCCGCCGCGGCCGAGCGGGCCCTCGAGTGGGACGCGCTGGTGCCAAGCAATGCGGTGCGTCCCACGGTGGAGGGCGGGTGGGTGACCCTGGACGGCAGAGTCGAATGGGACTACCAGCGCAGTGCCGCTCACCGCGCCGTGCGCAATCTCCTCGGGGTGACGGGTGTCACCAACAATGTCGCCATCGTTCCCAGGGCATCGCTCAAGAACATCGAACAGGCCATCCACGGCGCGCTCGAACGCCAGGCCGAGCGTGAAGCCAAGCACATCGAGGTGTCGGTGAGCGGCAACCAGGTGACCTTGCGCGGCAAGGTGCACTCCTGGGCGGAACGCACGGCAGCGCAAGGTGCGGCATGGTCCGCACCGGGCGTGGCGACCGTCGTGAACCACATCGAAGTCACCTACTGA
- a CDS encoding zinc-dependent alcohol dehydrogenase family protein — MHAMRLLATSRPLQWTELPDPVPGAGEIRLRVSACGVCRTDLHVRDGELPGIALPVTPGHEIVGHVDGLGAGVTQLAIGDRVGVPWLGATCGTCAYCLRGAENLCDNARFTGYTRDGGYATQVVADARFAFRLPAGGDDVGFAPLLCAGLIGWRSLVAAGKGTRIGLYGFGAAAHIVVQVARWQKRWVAAFTRPGDTSGQAFARECGADWAGGSDQAAPQPLDAAIIFAPAGDLVPLALQAVRKGGRVVCAGIHMSDIPAFPYRLLWHERQLVSVANLTRSDAEDFLRLVPLVGIQTTTTAYPLREANRALLDLREGRVHGAAVLVP, encoded by the coding sequence ATGCACGCGATGCGCCTGCTGGCCACCTCGCGTCCGCTGCAGTGGACCGAGCTGCCCGATCCGGTGCCCGGTGCGGGTGAGATCCGGCTGCGCGTGTCGGCATGCGGCGTGTGCCGCACCGACCTGCACGTGCGGGACGGCGAACTGCCCGGCATTGCGCTGCCGGTGACGCCGGGCCATGAAATCGTCGGCCATGTCGACGGGCTCGGTGCCGGGGTGACGCAACTCGCCATCGGCGACCGCGTCGGCGTGCCCTGGCTCGGCGCCACCTGCGGCACGTGCGCCTATTGCCTGCGCGGCGCCGAGAACCTGTGCGACAACGCGCGCTTCACCGGCTACACCCGCGACGGCGGCTACGCCACACAGGTGGTGGCCGATGCCCGCTTCGCGTTCAGGCTTCCGGCAGGGGGCGACGATGTTGGCTTTGCGCCGCTGCTGTGCGCCGGGCTCATCGGCTGGCGTTCGCTGGTCGCGGCGGGCAAGGGCACGCGCATCGGACTCTACGGCTTCGGCGCGGCAGCCCACATCGTCGTGCAGGTGGCGCGCTGGCAGAAGCGGTGGGTGGCCGCCTTCACCCGGCCGGGCGACACGTCGGGCCAGGCCTTCGCGCGGGAATGCGGCGCCGACTGGGCCGGCGGCTCGGACCAGGCCGCACCGCAGCCGCTCGACGCGGCCATCATCTTCGCGCCCGCGGGGGACCTGGTGCCGTTGGCGCTGCAGGCCGTACGCAAGGGGGGGCGCGTGGTCTGCGCGGGCATCCACATGAGCGACATCCCGGCTTTCCCCTATCGGCTCCTCTGGCACGAGCGGCAACTGGTCTCGGTCGCCAACCTGACCCGCAGCGACGCCGAGGATTTCCTGCGCCTGGTGCCGCTGGTCGGCATCCAGACCACGACCACGGCCTATCCCCTGCGCGAGGCGAACCGGGCGCTGCTGGACCTGCGCGAAGGCCGTGTGCACGGCGCGGCCGTGCTGGTGCCCTGA